A genomic region of uncultured Paludibaculum sp. contains the following coding sequences:
- a CDS encoding menaquinone biosynthesis protein, producing MVNSDLILRPEIRRKPRVCAVSYLNTAPLVWGAVHGPQKGLMDMTFAVPSICADRVVEGDADIGLVPAIEMARNHLDWIPLGIACRGPVRSILLISDRPFEQIRTLAVDSGSRTSVQLARIILARKYGVMPRIVTMDPDLLGMLDVADAALIIGDAALALDPAEIDMPCLDLGEEWVEMTGRPFVFAAWSGRKENLTAEITETLKASCLYGLGELDAIIKDEADRRGFSEDLVHQYLTRNICFLFGEEEAAGLELYLEYARALNGALETVTETRVHDQTAGSR from the coding sequence ATGGTAAACTCTGATTTGATCCTCCGTCCCGAAATCCGGCGCAAACCGAGAGTATGCGCCGTAAGTTACTTAAACACGGCCCCCTTAGTCTGGGGTGCGGTCCACGGCCCGCAAAAAGGGTTGATGGACATGACGTTTGCGGTGCCCTCCATCTGCGCGGATCGGGTGGTGGAAGGCGATGCGGACATCGGCCTGGTGCCGGCCATCGAAATGGCACGCAACCATTTGGATTGGATCCCGCTCGGCATCGCTTGCCGTGGGCCGGTACGCAGCATTCTGCTGATTTCGGACAGGCCGTTCGAGCAGATTCGGACGCTGGCCGTCGACTCGGGCTCCCGCACTTCCGTTCAACTGGCGCGGATTATTCTGGCCCGCAAGTACGGGGTGATGCCCCGGATTGTGACCATGGATCCGGACCTGTTGGGCATGCTCGACGTCGCCGATGCGGCGCTGATCATCGGCGATGCGGCTCTGGCCCTGGATCCGGCTGAGATCGACATGCCTTGCCTGGACTTGGGCGAGGAATGGGTGGAGATGACGGGGCGGCCGTTTGTCTTTGCGGCGTGGTCAGGGCGCAAGGAGAACCTGACCGCTGAGATCACCGAGACTTTAAAGGCATCTTGTTTGTACGGATTGGGCGAGCTGGACGCTATCATTAAAGACGAGGCGGACCGGCGGGGCTTTTCGGAAGATTTGGTCCACCAATACCTGACGAGGAACATCTGTTTCCTTTTCGGTGAGGAGGAGGCCGCCGGCCTGGAGCTTTACCTGGAATATGCGCGAGCGTTGAACGGCGCGCTGGAGACCGTGACGGAGACTCGAGTCCATGATCAAACCGCGGGAAGCCGTTGA
- a CDS encoding response regulator, with amino-acid sequence MGPNRLRLSTLSTQTSTAAAAIRAAEGSSTPKLQFLASLNHEIRTPLSGILGMADLLLETQLDDEQRDYVTAARQCADGLFDLLNDTLEYTSLASGCVQLDEAEFHLEDTLNNAAAEHMPRARAKGLALRYQADESLPRTAIGDAYRVRQVLTLLTQHAIQTSDSGEIVLQAKSEGVVGRQFTLHLSARCTNNSVTPENVREIFETFDHVEDGAMRRFNGVGLGLALTRRVVQLLGGDMVLESGAGGSLLIAEIPLQLPKPVLVTASVRGSQAKVSACRLLVVEDNRISQQVLSAILNKGGFEFDCASDGPAAIAAAKAQQYQLILMDLQMPGMDGLETTDHIRTIPNYQDVPILALTAEVSDQVRAQCRQKGMAAFLNKPVHAAVLLAEVNAHLG; translated from the coding sequence ATGGGTCCGAATCGGCTCAGACTATCGACGCTTTCGACGCAGACGTCCACTGCGGCCGCGGCCATTCGCGCGGCGGAAGGCAGTTCCACCCCCAAGTTGCAGTTTCTGGCGAGCCTGAACCATGAGATCCGGACGCCGCTCAGCGGCATCCTGGGCATGGCGGATCTGCTGCTGGAAACGCAATTGGACGACGAGCAGCGCGACTATGTCACCGCGGCCCGCCAATGCGCCGACGGCCTGTTCGACCTGCTGAACGACACACTGGAGTACACCTCGCTGGCCTCGGGTTGCGTGCAACTCGACGAAGCGGAGTTTCACCTTGAGGACACGTTGAACAACGCGGCGGCTGAACACATGCCGAGGGCTCGAGCTAAGGGGCTGGCGCTGCGTTACCAAGCGGATGAGAGTCTGCCGCGCACCGCGATCGGAGACGCGTACCGGGTCCGCCAGGTGCTGACGCTGCTCACGCAGCACGCCATCCAGACTTCTGACAGCGGCGAGATTGTTCTCCAAGCGAAGTCGGAAGGCGTGGTCGGCCGCCAGTTCACCCTTCATCTGTCCGCGCGTTGCACGAACAACTCGGTGACACCCGAGAACGTACGCGAGATCTTTGAGACGTTCGACCATGTGGAAGATGGAGCCATGCGCCGCTTCAACGGGGTCGGTCTTGGCCTGGCGCTGACGCGCCGCGTCGTCCAGTTGCTGGGCGGAGACATGGTGCTGGAGAGCGGGGCGGGCGGTAGTCTGTTGATCGCCGAGATTCCCCTACAGCTGCCGAAGCCCGTGCTGGTGACCGCCAGTGTTCGGGGCAGTCAGGCCAAGGTGAGCGCCTGCCGGCTGCTGGTAGTGGAAGACAATCGTATTTCCCAGCAAGTGCTCAGCGCCATCCTCAACAAAGGCGGCTTCGAGTTTGACTGTGCGAGTGACGGACCAGCCGCCATTGCGGCTGCCAAGGCTCAGCAATACCAGCTCATCCTGATGGACTTGCAGATGCCCGGCATGGATGGACTGGAGACGACCGATCACATTCGTACCATCCCGAACTACCAGGACGTGCCTATTCTGGCGCTGACGGCCGAGGTGTCCGACCAGGTGCGGGCACAGTGCCGGCAGAAGGGCATGGCGGCTTTTTTGAATAAGCCGGTGCATGCGGCGGTGCTGCTGGCGGAAGTCAACGCGCATTTAGGGTAG
- a CDS encoding ATP-dependent Clp protease adaptor ClpS codes for MAFAAPTPGTESSEKEKQDLVPLWNVVLLDDDYHTYDYVIEMLCRLFFKTVDESYQHAVEVDSSGRTIVMTCDLQAAEFARDQIHGYGADWRMESSQGSMSAILEPAT; via the coding sequence ATGGCTTTCGCGGCGCCCACTCCGGGGACGGAGTCGAGCGAAAAAGAAAAACAGGATTTGGTCCCTCTGTGGAACGTCGTCCTACTGGACGATGACTACCACACCTACGACTACGTCATCGAGATGCTTTGCCGGCTGTTCTTCAAGACGGTTGATGAGTCCTATCAACACGCCGTCGAGGTGGATTCGTCGGGAAGGACCATCGTGATGACCTGCGACCTGCAGGCGGCTGAGTTTGCCCGCGACCAGATTCACGGGTACGGCGCGGATTGGCGGATGGAGTCGTCGCAGGGGTCAATGTCCGCGATTCTTGAGCCTGCGACGTAG
- a CDS encoding Gfo/Idh/MocA family oxidoreductase, whose translation MSQPTVSRRGFLGVAAAAGAAPLLQSAPGPRTGKQLRIGVIGGGFGNTFFWHLDPDCKVVAVCDLLPEKQKALAERYRCTNTYKNFREFLKHPDLDAVAVFTPAPLHAFMAVEAMKAGKHVISAVPAGLSVEELEEILDTVKKTGLRYMMAETSYYRQPVITCRELAGEGKFGTIFHSEAEYHHEGLMKVMFDDRGLPTWRHGLPPMLYPTHCTGLIIPVIRERMSEVTAVGWGDGHEVLRTNQYKNPFWNETAFFKTSKGHSARVAVYWHVAAAGSERGQFYGDRMSYLMERPEGTQDTFVRISSQGKTVLDSNGYPEGETEMLADKKANYLERLPEPLRVKSGHGDSHTFLTHEFVRAVLEDRHPTVNVWEAIAYTLPGIVAHQSALRGGESMKIHDYGQAPA comes from the coding sequence ATGAGCCAGCCTACCGTTTCGCGCCGCGGATTTCTGGGTGTCGCCGCAGCGGCCGGCGCCGCGCCCCTGCTGCAGTCGGCTCCTGGTCCGCGGACCGGCAAGCAACTGCGTATTGGTGTGATCGGTGGAGGATTCGGGAACACCTTCTTCTGGCACCTGGACCCGGACTGCAAGGTGGTGGCGGTTTGTGACCTGCTGCCGGAGAAGCAGAAGGCGCTGGCCGAGCGGTATCGCTGCACGAACACCTACAAGAACTTCCGCGAGTTTCTGAAGCATCCGGATCTGGATGCCGTGGCCGTGTTCACGCCGGCTCCGCTGCATGCGTTCATGGCGGTGGAGGCGATGAAGGCGGGCAAGCACGTGATCAGCGCCGTGCCGGCCGGGTTGAGTGTCGAGGAATTGGAGGAGATCCTTGACACTGTGAAGAAGACTGGGTTGCGGTACATGATGGCGGAGACCAGCTACTACCGGCAGCCCGTGATCACGTGCCGGGAGCTGGCGGGGGAAGGGAAGTTCGGTACGATCTTCCACTCGGAGGCCGAGTATCACCACGAGGGTCTGATGAAGGTGATGTTCGACGACCGGGGGCTACCCACGTGGCGGCACGGTCTGCCGCCGATGCTGTATCCGACGCACTGCACGGGGCTGATTATTCCGGTGATCCGCGAGCGGATGTCGGAGGTGACGGCCGTCGGCTGGGGCGACGGGCACGAGGTGCTGCGGACGAATCAGTATAAGAATCCATTCTGGAACGAGACGGCGTTCTTCAAGACGTCGAAGGGGCATTCGGCGCGCGTGGCGGTCTACTGGCATGTGGCGGCGGCGGGCAGCGAGCGCGGCCAGTTCTACGGCGACCGCATGTCCTACCTGATGGAGCGGCCGGAGGGTACGCAGGACACCTTCGTGCGGATCTCGTCGCAGGGCAAGACGGTGCTCGACTCCAACGGGTATCCGGAAGGCGAGACGGAGATGTTGGCGGACAAGAAGGCCAACTATCTGGAACGGCTGCCGGAACCGCTGCGGGTGAAGAGCGGACACGGTGATTCGCACACGTTCCTGACGCACGAGTTTGTGCGCGCGGTGCTGGAGGACCGGCACCCCACGGTGAACGTGTGGGAGGCCATCGCGTATACGTTGCCGGGCATCGTTGCGCACCAGTCGGCACTGCGCGGCGGTGAATCGATGAAGATCCACGATTACGGCCAAGCGCCCGCCTGA
- a CDS encoding TIGR00266 family protein, producing MPFCTSCGAEAPDASRFCARCGAIMPGGAQSAQFTPVVDEPLDYTIQGDNLQVARLKLKPGQEVFAEAGKMLYKTTSVQWESRMTGESLGQKIWGAVKRKLMGESLFWTHFRAGGAGGEVGFAGSYPGRIQSFDLKAGQAVMVQRDSFICAQRSVSVDIALVKKLGSGFFGGEGFILEKVTGPGVAFIHAGGDFIEFNLGPGEMLQIDTGCIVAFDEGVDYDIQFAGGIKTAIFGGEGLFLATLTGPGRVIIQSMTLEKMRRELAPGRSGGDERNPLESLTGLFNSDD from the coding sequence ATGCCCTTTTGCACCAGTTGCGGAGCCGAGGCGCCCGACGCCAGCAGGTTCTGCGCGCGTTGCGGCGCGATTATGCCAGGCGGCGCGCAAAGTGCTCAATTCACGCCGGTTGTCGACGAGCCGCTGGACTACACGATCCAGGGCGATAATCTGCAGGTGGCCAGGCTGAAGCTGAAGCCGGGTCAGGAGGTCTTTGCCGAAGCCGGCAAGATGCTCTACAAGACCACCAGCGTGCAATGGGAATCGCGGATGACGGGCGAGAGCCTGGGCCAGAAGATCTGGGGCGCGGTGAAGCGCAAGCTGATGGGCGAGTCGCTGTTCTGGACGCATTTCCGGGCCGGCGGAGCGGGCGGGGAAGTGGGCTTTGCCGGTTCTTACCCCGGGCGTATTCAATCATTTGACCTCAAGGCGGGGCAAGCGGTGATGGTGCAGCGCGACAGTTTCATCTGCGCGCAGAGGTCGGTGTCGGTCGACATCGCCCTCGTCAAGAAACTGGGTTCCGGATTCTTCGGCGGCGAGGGCTTCATTCTGGAGAAGGTCACTGGTCCCGGGGTGGCGTTCATCCACGCCGGTGGGGATTTCATCGAGTTCAACCTGGGCCCTGGGGAGATGCTCCAGATCGACACCGGCTGCATTGTGGCCTTTGACGAGGGTGTCGACTATGACATCCAGTTTGCCGGCGGGATCAAGACCGCGATCTTCGGTGGAGAAGGTCTATTCCTGGCCACTTTGACAGGGCCTGGGCGTGTCATCATCCAGAGCATGACGCTGGAGAAGATGCGGCGGGAACTGGCTCCGGGCCGCTCCGGTGGTGACGAACGCAACCCATTGGAATCGTTGACTGGATTGTTCAATAGCGACGACTAA
- the mqnC gene encoding cyclic dehypoxanthinyl futalosine synthase yields the protein MIKPREAVDLFESDDLIGIGMAADAVRRKLHPEGVVTYIIDRNINYTNFCTEYCSFCAFYRPMGHNEGYVLPIETILDKIQETVDLGGTGVLMQGGLNPDLKIEWYEDMLRAIKVRFPQVWLHCFSAPEITCIAEVSSLSLRDTIARLRDAGLDSIPGGGAEILHDDVRKRISRLKCGVDEWVAVHKTAHQLGMRTTATMMFGCGETLEQRVHHLEIVRQIQDETGGFTAFIPWSFQRENTSLGRFVKEEATGVEYLKTLAISRLYLENILNVQSSWVTQGLKTCQVGLKFGGNDVGSIMIEENVVSAAGARNKASEEELRRIIRGAGFVPKQRDTLYRTYFLN from the coding sequence ATGATCAAACCGCGGGAAGCCGTTGACCTTTTCGAGAGCGACGACCTGATTGGGATCGGCATGGCAGCCGATGCCGTGCGGCGCAAGCTGCATCCCGAAGGCGTCGTGACGTACATCATCGACCGCAATATTAACTACACGAATTTCTGTACGGAGTACTGTAGTTTCTGCGCGTTCTACCGGCCGATGGGGCACAACGAAGGCTACGTGCTGCCGATCGAGACGATTCTAGATAAGATCCAGGAGACGGTGGATCTGGGCGGGACGGGTGTCCTGATGCAGGGCGGGCTGAATCCGGACCTCAAGATCGAGTGGTATGAGGACATGCTGCGGGCGATCAAGGTGCGCTTCCCGCAGGTGTGGCTGCACTGCTTCTCCGCGCCGGAGATCACGTGCATCGCCGAAGTGAGTTCGTTGAGTCTGCGGGACACGATTGCCCGGCTGCGCGATGCGGGGCTCGACTCGATTCCGGGCGGCGGCGCCGAGATTCTGCACGATGACGTACGGAAACGGATCAGCCGGTTGAAGTGCGGCGTGGACGAGTGGGTGGCGGTTCACAAGACGGCGCACCAGTTGGGGATGCGGACGACGGCCACGATGATGTTCGGCTGCGGCGAGACGCTGGAGCAGCGGGTACACCATCTGGAGATCGTGCGGCAGATTCAAGACGAGACGGGCGGGTTCACGGCGTTCATCCCATGGTCGTTCCAACGGGAGAACACGTCGCTGGGCCGGTTTGTGAAGGAAGAGGCGACCGGTGTCGAGTATCTCAAGACGCTGGCGATTTCGCGGCTCTACCTGGAGAACATCCTGAACGTGCAGTCGTCGTGGGTGACGCAAGGACTGAAGACCTGCCAGGTGGGCTTGAAGTTCGGCGGCAACGACGTGGGCAGCATCATGATCGAAGAGAACGTGGTGAGCGCGGCCGGGGCGCGGAACAAGGCGTCGGAAGAAGAGCTGCGGCGGATTATCCGCGGGGCTGGGTTTGTTCCGAAACAGCGGGATACGTTGTACCGGACGTATTTCCTGAATTAG
- a CDS encoding GIY-YIG nuclease family protein has translation MHYVYLLQSQSDATHRYTGLTADLKARLARHNEGGVPSTAAHRPWSLQTYIAFQTRAQAGVFERYLKSGSGRAFANRHLWS, from the coding sequence ATGCACTACGTCTATCTCCTCCAAAGCCAATCCGACGCCACCCATCGCTACACCGGCCTAACCGCCGACCTAAAGGCGCGTCTAGCCAGGCACAACGAAGGCGGAGTCCCCAGCACCGCAGCCCACCGCCCCTGGTCCCTGCAAACCTACATCGCCTTCCAAACACGAGCGCAAGCGGGAGTCTTCGAACGCTACCTGAAGTCCGGCTCCGGCCGAGCCTTCGCCAACCGGCACCTCTGGAGCTAG
- a CDS encoding TonB-dependent receptor — MFHPRWHLAALFLTGTLLCAQSGSTGALEGTVLDAAGAPVPNASVTLHNPATDQAHTATTDDKGAFRFSLLEPATYQLTFSTAGFKTAHMPEVAISVSEIPVLEATLEAGNPSDSTDCHCKVTATAPSTGTLIDRKTITAVPLNTRNFTQILSMSSGSAADVNNAGTLGRGTSSVNINGNTTSGSYTIDGAYSPSTVPNPDTISEFKIQTSQYDAGFGAMVPNTNLVTRRGENEYHGNLWEFLRNDIFNANAFFRNSTGQPKPNLKQNQFGATLGGPILHNKWFFFGSYQGTRQINGLDPTSVANLILPALGNDRSAATIASQFCPGNHTNSAAYSTFAGGKQLDCNNQNTATTAAINPVALRLLQAKAADGTYLIPIPQTIISSGANTGLGFSAYSMPSKYNENHFLGNTDYVLSPKHTFSGRLFAATVDQLRSFGSPGGYPGAPVVPGWGANQILKATDVATSGRLTSNLTANVVNEATMAFTRNNTDAVGGGFPQASDFGMTAVDALFPHPPEITVLGGLGTFRLFGTNPNDNHFQTVTYSLADNLSWVRGRQRIRMGGSYLNQYNGRADTGGARGKITFQNFTDFLLGLSAADNLSPAGRSNIQTVQASEGVGANGEVEYRYRRHYASGYVQDDIKFGPRFTLNAGLRWEFIGPSYDTAGTVGNISMAALRTMPVPPLSGTLVGNTVAANYDANLTNPYTGQPFGAPPQGVTIRANSSFYDNGTPRDRFAPRLGFAWQPLGSSGRLVLGGGYGWFYQTPTFSGNAGSAPLFTAPPFAQSFTNTDASNSQSTFQQPFPQATLGYVLRTPTSQLSDRVAGPEYKLPRLQQWNTSLKLKLNQAMSLDLAYVGSQAGDVLFAHGLNQPVLATAAHPVNCGYDGDPSHCITTNTSRNAKQRVPILGETPTALLSSEFGAKSWYHSMQATVRGRTAHGLNFQAAYTLSKALSNTTVFNDQSGLEQSKARTSFDRTHRLIGNFEYTLPSPAQAHGLRGVLANGWSLSGIIIVQSGLPMTLTDPSGGAVYGRAGTSTVTLCPGATYAQLVTDGGITQRLGHWINSSAICPAAVVGDDGATGYGTTGQSIMNGPSQVNTDFSLGKRTRVGGLREDGELAFRVEFYNAMNHPQFSNPGTTLGTASFGVITQTSVAPRLIQFGLKYLF, encoded by the coding sequence GTGTTCCACCCCCGTTGGCATCTCGCCGCTCTCTTCCTCACCGGCACTCTTCTATGCGCCCAATCCGGATCCACCGGAGCATTGGAAGGCACGGTCCTCGACGCCGCCGGCGCGCCCGTCCCCAACGCCTCCGTCACCCTCCACAACCCTGCCACCGATCAGGCACACACCGCCACCACCGACGACAAAGGCGCCTTCCGCTTCTCGCTGCTCGAACCCGCCACCTACCAACTCACCTTCTCGACGGCAGGCTTCAAAACCGCGCACATGCCCGAAGTCGCCATCAGCGTCTCGGAGATACCCGTTCTCGAAGCGACACTCGAAGCGGGTAACCCGTCCGACTCCACCGACTGCCACTGCAAGGTCACCGCCACCGCGCCCTCCACCGGAACCCTGATCGACCGCAAGACCATCACCGCCGTTCCCCTGAATACCCGCAACTTCACCCAGATCCTCTCCATGTCCTCCGGTTCCGCCGCCGACGTCAACAACGCCGGCACCCTCGGACGCGGCACCTCCAGCGTGAACATCAACGGCAATACGACCTCCGGCTCCTACACCATCGACGGCGCCTACTCGCCCAGCACGGTCCCGAACCCGGACACCATTTCCGAGTTCAAAATCCAAACCTCTCAATACGACGCCGGCTTCGGAGCCATGGTGCCCAACACCAACCTCGTCACGCGCCGCGGCGAAAACGAGTACCACGGCAACCTGTGGGAGTTCCTCCGCAACGACATCTTCAACGCCAACGCCTTCTTCCGCAACTCCACCGGCCAGCCCAAGCCCAACCTCAAGCAGAACCAATTCGGCGCCACGCTCGGCGGACCCATCCTCCACAACAAGTGGTTTTTCTTCGGCTCTTACCAGGGCACTCGCCAGATCAACGGCCTCGACCCCACCTCCGTCGCCAACCTGATCCTGCCCGCTCTCGGTAACGACCGCTCCGCCGCCACCATCGCCTCGCAGTTCTGTCCCGGCAATCACACCAACTCCGCGGCCTACTCCACCTTCGCCGGCGGCAAGCAGCTCGACTGCAACAACCAGAACACCGCCACCACCGCCGCCATCAACCCCGTCGCCCTCCGCCTGCTGCAGGCCAAGGCCGCCGACGGGACTTACCTCATTCCCATCCCGCAGACCATCATCTCCTCCGGAGCCAACACCGGCCTGGGCTTCTCCGCCTACAGCATGCCGTCGAAGTACAACGAGAACCACTTCCTCGGCAACACCGACTACGTTCTCTCCCCCAAACACACGTTCTCCGGCCGCCTCTTCGCCGCCACCGTCGATCAGTTGCGCAGCTTCGGCTCACCCGGAGGCTATCCCGGAGCCCCCGTCGTCCCGGGTTGGGGCGCCAATCAGATTCTGAAGGCGACCGACGTCGCCACCAGCGGCCGCCTCACCTCGAACCTCACCGCCAACGTCGTGAACGAGGCCACCATGGCGTTCACCCGCAACAACACCGACGCCGTCGGCGGCGGCTTCCCACAAGCCTCCGACTTCGGCATGACCGCCGTCGACGCCCTCTTCCCGCATCCCCCCGAGATCACCGTGCTCGGCGGCCTGGGCACGTTCCGCCTGTTCGGAACGAACCCGAACGACAACCATTTCCAGACCGTCACTTACTCTCTCGCCGACAACCTCTCCTGGGTTCGCGGCCGTCAACGCATCCGCATGGGTGGGTCCTACCTGAACCAATACAATGGCCGCGCCGACACCGGAGGCGCCCGAGGCAAGATCACCTTCCAGAACTTCACTGACTTCCTACTGGGCCTCAGCGCCGCCGACAACCTCAGCCCCGCCGGCCGCAGCAACATCCAGACCGTCCAGGCCAGTGAAGGCGTCGGAGCCAATGGCGAAGTCGAATACCGCTACCGCCGCCACTACGCCTCCGGCTACGTCCAGGACGACATCAAGTTCGGCCCGCGTTTCACCCTCAACGCTGGCCTCCGCTGGGAGTTCATCGGCCCCTCCTACGACACCGCCGGCACCGTAGGCAACATCTCCATGGCCGCCCTGCGCACCATGCCCGTGCCTCCGCTCTCCGGAACCCTGGTAGGCAACACCGTCGCCGCCAACTACGACGCCAACCTGACCAACCCCTACACCGGCCAGCCCTTCGGAGCCCCGCCGCAGGGCGTCACCATCCGCGCCAACAGCAGCTTCTACGACAACGGCACCCCGCGCGACCGCTTTGCCCCGCGCCTTGGCTTCGCCTGGCAGCCCCTCGGTTCTTCCGGACGCCTGGTGCTGGGCGGAGGCTACGGCTGGTTCTATCAGACACCCACGTTCAGCGGCAACGCCGGCTCCGCACCGCTCTTCACCGCGCCGCCGTTCGCTCAGAGCTTCACGAATACCGACGCCAGCAACAGTCAATCCACTTTCCAGCAGCCCTTCCCGCAAGCGACCCTCGGCTACGTCCTGCGCACACCCACCTCACAGCTCTCTGACCGTGTGGCGGGCCCCGAGTACAAACTCCCCCGGCTGCAGCAGTGGAACACCAGCCTCAAGCTGAAGCTGAACCAGGCCATGTCCCTCGATCTCGCCTATGTCGGCTCCCAGGCGGGCGACGTCCTCTTTGCCCATGGCCTGAACCAACCCGTGCTGGCCACTGCCGCCCATCCGGTGAACTGTGGCTACGACGGCGACCCGTCACACTGCATCACCACCAACACTTCGCGCAACGCCAAACAGCGTGTGCCGATCCTCGGCGAAACACCCACAGCTCTCCTGTCCAGCGAGTTCGGGGCCAAATCCTGGTACCACAGCATGCAGGCCACCGTCCGCGGCCGCACCGCCCACGGCCTCAACTTCCAAGCCGCCTACACGCTTTCCAAGGCTCTCAGCAACACCACGGTCTTCAACGACCAGAGCGGCCTGGAGCAATCCAAGGCCCGTACCTCCTTCGACCGCACTCACCGTCTCATCGGCAACTTCGAGTACACCCTACCGTCCCCAGCCCAGGCGCACGGCCTGCGCGGCGTGCTCGCCAACGGCTGGTCGCTGTCTGGCATCATCATCGTGCAGAGCGGGCTCCCCATGACCTTGACCGACCCCAGCGGCGGAGCCGTCTACGGACGCGCCGGCACGTCCACCGTAACCCTCTGCCCTGGAGCCACCTATGCCCAACTCGTCACCGACGGCGGCATCACCCAGCGGCTGGGCCATTGGATCAACTCCAGCGCTATCTGTCCGGCGGCAGTGGTCGGCGATGATGGCGCGACCGGCTACGGCACCACGGGCCAGAGCATCATGAACGGCCCCAGCCAGGTCAATACGGACTTTTCGTTAGGAAAGCGCACCCGGGTGGGCGGCCTGCGGGAAGATGGCGAACTGGCCTTCCGGGTGGAGTTCTACAACGCGATGAATCACCCGCAATTTTCCAATCCCGGTACGACCCTGGGCACGGCGAGTTTTGGAGTAATCACGCAAACCTCGGTGGCCCCCAGGCTCATCCAATTCGGTCTGAAGTATCTTTTCTAG
- a CDS encoding aspartate aminotransferase family protein, which yields MSTSNMDQLTETDCIIAKQQHLEQAMEFIPGGVNSSLRAVEPRLVPVRAEGAYFHDMDGTRYLDYHGAFGPPILGHSHPAVTRRVKAAIAETDQVGVGIGPLEIELAKKIVQHIPSGDKALLCNSGSEATYHAIRLSRAVTGRTKVIKFQGCYHGFHDSLAMNVITPKEKLGRRDPLSAGAHAAVVADTFVCEFNNLEEVKQVFAENPENIAAVILEPIPHNIGCVMPEQAFLEGLRALTQKHGTILIFDEVITGFRHSLGGYQKICGVIPDLTTLGKAIANGYPIAALAGRRDLMDRFNTRAGGDVFWAGTFNGHPVGAAAALATIEVLEKPESHQYLFALGDRMRSGLREIVSRHGVPATVAGFGSVFLTYFMEGPIRSFTDLYRNDAAFFVEYRRRLVSKGIFKLPMNLKRNHLSLSHTQADVDRTLEACDAVIGELKKK from the coding sequence GTGTCGACCAGCAACATGGACCAATTGACGGAAACAGATTGCATCATTGCGAAACAGCAGCACCTGGAGCAGGCGATGGAGTTCATTCCCGGTGGGGTGAATAGTTCGCTGCGAGCCGTGGAACCACGGCTGGTGCCGGTTCGCGCGGAGGGCGCCTATTTCCATGACATGGACGGGACCCGGTATCTGGATTATCACGGGGCGTTCGGGCCTCCGATTCTAGGGCACAGTCATCCGGCGGTGACGCGGCGGGTGAAGGCCGCCATTGCCGAGACCGATCAGGTGGGGGTCGGCATCGGGCCGCTGGAGATCGAGCTGGCGAAGAAGATCGTCCAGCACATCCCGTCGGGCGATAAGGCATTGCTCTGCAACTCCGGCAGCGAGGCGACGTATCACGCCATCCGGTTGTCGCGCGCCGTGACCGGGCGGACGAAGGTGATCAAGTTCCAGGGGTGCTATCACGGCTTCCACGACTCTTTGGCGATGAACGTGATTACGCCGAAGGAGAAACTGGGGCGGCGCGATCCGTTGTCGGCGGGCGCGCACGCGGCTGTGGTCGCGGACACGTTCGTTTGCGAGTTCAATAACCTGGAAGAGGTGAAGCAGGTGTTCGCGGAGAATCCGGAGAACATCGCGGCGGTGATTCTGGAGCCGATTCCTCACAATATCGGCTGCGTGATGCCGGAGCAGGCGTTTCTGGAAGGCCTGCGGGCACTGACGCAGAAGCATGGCACGATTCTGATCTTCGATGAAGTCATCACGGGCTTCCGGCACAGTCTAGGCGGATACCAGAAGATTTGCGGAGTGATTCCGGATCTGACGACGTTGGGCAAGGCAATTGCGAACGGGTATCCCATTGCGGCGCTGGCCGGGCGGCGGGATCTGATGGACAGATTCAATACGCGCGCCGGGGGCGACGTCTTCTGGGCCGGCACGTTCAACGGTCATCCGGTGGGCGCGGCGGCGGCGTTGGCTACCATTGAAGTGTTGGAGAAGCCGGAGTCGCACCAGTATCTGTTTGCGTTGGGCGACCGGATGCGGTCCGGGTTGCGCGAGATTGTGTCGCGGCATGGAGTGCCCGCGACGGTGGCCGGTTTTGGTTCGGTGTTCCTTACCTACTTCATGGAAGGGCCGATTCGCAGCTTCACTGACCTGTACCGCAATGACGCGGCGTTCTTTGTCGAGTACCGGCGGCGTCTGGTATCGAAGGGCATCTTCAAGCTGCCCATGAATCTGAAGCGCAACCATCTGAGCCTGAGCCACACGCAGGCCGATGTCGACCGTACGCTGGAAGCGTGCGATGCCGTGATTGGGGAGTTGAAAAAGAAATGA